The genomic interval CGCACCCGCCCGCCCCCCCCAGACAAGTGCAGGCACAGGAGGATCCTTCAAAAACCGGAAAATATACAATACTGGACTAAAATAATCATGTATTTTCGGATCGAATATGACAGCTACGCCGCCGACACCGCGCTGACGGACGCGCCGCATCGGTTGTCAATCTGCGGGACGCGATTTCTGGAAACTGAGCATGAATTATTCAATACGCAATCTGGCCGGACGGGCTTCTCTAAGGGGCTACAGGCTTGCTTTTCTTCTCGGCTGCACGGCGCTTGTCGCGGTCCCTCTGCCCCTTCAGGCCCAGGAGCAGGCGGAGAACCTGGATGCCGAAAGCGGCGACGTCACGGTTCTGGACCCGGTCTTCGTTTCGGTTGACGGCTATGGCGCCAGCGATGCCAGCTCGATCGTTTCCTTCGGCAATACCGGCGGCGGCAAGCTGGCGACCGATTTCCTCGATACTGCGGCTTCGGTCTCCGTGATCACGTCCAAGGAAATCCAGCAGCGCGACGCCCAGACGGTGGAACAGGTGCTCGATTACACCGCCGGCGTGACCACCGACTTCTACGGCTCCGACGATCGCTTCGATTTCTACAAGATCCGCGGCTTCGACGCATATACCTACCGCGACGGCCTTCCGCTCGGTTCGCCCTTCGGGGGCGTGCGCGAGGAGCCTTATGCGTTCGAGCGGGTGGAGGTGCTCAAGGGCGCCGATTCGACGATCTTCGGCGTCTCCGATCCGGGCGGCACGGTGAATTTCGTGTCCAAGACGCCGCGGAGCGAGCGCTTCGGCGAGGCTTATATCACCGGCGGCTCCTACGACCACGCCGAGGTGGGCTTCGACTTCGGCGACAACATTACCGAGGATGACACGCTTTCCTATCGCCTCACCGGCAAGTTTCAGAACGCCGACGCGGAATACGACTATTCCAATGATGACGAGAGCTTCATCATGGGCGGTCTGACGTGGCGCATCGACGATGCCACGACGATGACGCTGATCTACGACTATCTCGACACCGATGGTACGCCGGGTGGCGGCGGACATCCGATCGGCTCGGATTTCGACCGCAGCTTCTACCTCGGCGAGCCGGACTACAATTACAACGATGTGACCCGCAACACCGTCACCTGGATGTTCGACCACGATTTCGGCTCGGGACTGACCTTCAGCTCGCGGGCGCGCTATGCAAGTTCCGAGACCGGTTTCGGCTATGCCTATGTCTATGAGCCGGTCGACAACGGCGACACGATCGCCGACCGCTATTACTTCGGCAGCGCCCGCGACTATGACGATTTCGTCATCGACGCGCATTTCCAGTACGACACGTCCTTTGCCAATGTCGAAAGCCGCACGCTTGCGGGCCTGCAGTACCAGACCTTCTCCGGCACCAATGACAGCTATTACGATGTCGCGCCGGGCATTGACTGGACCAACCCGGTCTATTCCGGCGGCCCGAACTACAGCGGGCCCTATGCCAGCACGAAGAACGACCAGAACACGACTTCGGTCTACCTGCAGCAGGAGCTGACCTTCTCCGAAAAGCTGATCGCCTCGGTCGGCCTGCGCAACGACTGGCTGGATCTGGAACAGCGCAACCAGCTCACCGGCATCACGACCAGCGGCGACTACAGCGAGTTCACCGGCCGCGCGGGGCTGACCTACCGGATCACCGACGAAGTCTCGACCTATGCGAGCTATGCCCAGTCGGTGGCGCCGCCAACGCTCGGGATCGATCCGGAGCGCGGCGAGCAGTATGAGGTCGGCGTCAAATACGCCCCGCTCGCCTTCCCGGCCCTGCTCAGCGCCTCGGTCTATGATCTGACCAAGACCAACATCACGGTCACCAATCCCGCGACCAGCATGCAGGAATCGATCGGCGAGGCGCGGGTGCGCGGTATCGATCTGGAAGCCAAGGCCGAACTGCCGCACAATTTCAGCCTCACGGCGGCCTATTCCTACATGATGTCGGACATCGTCGAAAACGGCACGAGCGGCAATGTCGGCAACGAACTCGGTTTCGTCCCGAACAATGTCGCTTCCCTGTGGGTGGATTATACGCTGGAAGGCGAAGGCCGGCGCGGCGACATGACCTTCGGCCTCGGCGCGCGCTACCAGAGCTCCTATTATTTCGGCGAGGACAACAAGGTCAAATCCGATCCCAACATCACTTTCGACGCGGCCTTCAGCTATGATGTCGCGGAACACACGACGCTACAGGTCAATGCCACCAACCTCTTCAACGAGAAATATGTCGCCTATGGCGGCTACGGCGCCGACTGGTACAATCAGGGCCGCGCGGTTTATGTGACGCTGCGCCAGACATGGTGAGAAAAAGGATGCGCCATTGCGAGCGGGTCAGCGCGCGTTAAGGCGCGCCGACTTGCGCCAGGCTGCCGGCGTTTCTCCGGTGACCTGGCGAAACACGCGGGTGAGGTGCGCCTGATCGGAAAAGCCGAGCTCGGTGGCGGCATCGGCAACGCTGATGTCGCTTCCGACGAGCAGGTCTTTCGCGCGTTCGACGCGTCTGGCAAGCTGCCATTGCAGCGGCGTCTTGCCCGTGGTCTGCCGGAAGACTTCCGAAAACCAGCTTTCCGAAAGCCCGACGGTCTCGGCCATCTCGGCAACCGTCATGCGCGCGTGGGGCGATGCTTCGAAACGTGATATCAGCCGGTTCATCTGCGCCTCGGTGATCCGGCCGCCGGAAGCGCGTTCTCCGGCATCGGCGGGTATGTCCAGCAGCGCGGTCGCGAGGCTGCCGACAAGGCTTTCGGCATAGAGCGAATGGCGGGCGGGATTTGCCACCTCGTCGACGATCATGCCCGCCAGCGTGCCGATCGGACCGATATCATGGGTTTCCGCCGGACGGCGCAAAACGGCGCGTGCTGCGGAGGCGCCGAGCGATGGCGCGATGAAGCGCAGTAGCCTGTCCTCATGCAGATGAAGATCGAGATGGGAAAAGCGATGCCGGGCGGTGAACTGCGTCCACATCGGAACACCCGCCGGTACGTAGATCGCTCGCGTCAGCGGCCGTTCATGGCCGGAAAACGCGCCATTGCGGTTCGAGACGCGAATGCAATCCGAGACATCGTTGAAGAAGATGACGATCCGCGGATCCGGCGAAAGATAATAGGCGTTCGCGTCCCGATCGCCCTCGGCCTCCCAATAGACGCCGACAAGACCGTCAAGTCCGCGCCACTGGACCGGCGCGACCGGGCGAATGCCTTTCGTATGGCTCAACATCGAATGCCGATAGGTCAAGACAGGTTACCGTTTTCAAAGTGTTGGCCCATGCGCTGCCGCCGATGGAACATGACGATACCGTAAGCCGCTTCTGCGCTTCGATCAGGTTCAGACATTTACTTGACTATAAATATCATATTTTCCGCATGCGCAAGCATCGGTTCCCGCTGCTTGCGGTTGTCGATCCTCGCCGGGGCCTGCCCTCCGTGATGCACGTCAGGCGGCAAGGTCTTGCACTGCGAACCACTGCCAACGCGAACCCGCCGGATTCGAGACCGCCGCCCAGGCAAGGGAAAGAGGCCCAGGGTTCGAGCCGTTTCAATGATCGAGACGGCTTTCTCTTCGGATCGCATCAGTTGTGATCGGCCGACCGGGCGATCTCGTGCCGCAACCGATCGACCTTTGCGCCGGCCCACTGCCGGGCGTCGTCGCCGAACACGAACCGCGACGGTGCATCGTCCTGCGCGGCAAGCGCGCCGACTTGCCGTCCATGAAGTCGGTGCGCAGTCTTCTGACCTGCCTCCTGCTCCTTCACAATCCCGATGATCTGCTCGTCAGAGAACCGTGAACGCTTCATTCCGTCGGGCCGCTCAAGAAGGCCTTTGCTCGCGCCTATCCATTGTCGCAAAGCATGGCGTAAAGCGGATCATCGGGCCAGGCCGCGCCGATCGGGTGCCGCGGGCCGAACCGTTCGGCCTCTCCCTCGGACGGCGGCTCCTGATGATCGACCCAGTCGTAGACGACCGTGCGTTTCAGCACCCGCCATTCCTCCGCGCGCTTTTCGAAGACATCGCAGTAGCGGCCGCAAAGCAGCACCTGGCGTTCGACGCCGTCCGCGCCACGGCCCCGCTGGAAGGCAATGAAATAGGTTTCGACGGCCGCTCTGTCGCTCTCCAGAAATGTTATCAGGATATTTCCGACATTGTGAATGTTGCGCGGCCGCCGGGCCCAGGCGGTCCGCACCCTGTCGAAGAACCCTGAAACGGGACCGTCATAGGCCCCGTGGCAATCATGGGCATCGGGCCAGTATGACGACAGCAGCGCCGCCTCGTCGGCGCGGTCGATCCCCCTGCAATAGCGGTGGATGCAGTCGCGGATGGCCTCTTTGTCCAAAAGCATTTCGAGTCGCGGATCGCCCATGTGTTTGCCTGCCTGCGGTTTCATCAATGCGCCCCCTCGCGCCCAGCATGCCTGATCAGGCCCTCGGCCTTTTGCGCATCTGCCTGACGATGTTGAGCTGGTGGATCTGGCTGGTGCCCTCGTAGAGGCGGAAGAGGCGGACATCCCTGTAGTAGCGCTCGATCGACGAATAGTTCGCCACATAGCCGGCGCCGCCGAACACCTGAACACAGCGGTCGGCTATACGGCCACAGGCTTCGGATGCGAAATATTTGCAAATCGACGCCTCAAGCGCGATGTCCTGGCCATCATCCCGCGCACGGGCGGTTTGCAGGATCAGCGCGCGCGCGGCCTCGATCTCGGTTCTGCAATCGGCCAGAAGGGCGGCGACAAGCTGGAAGTCGATGATCGCCTGGCCGGATTGCCGACGGGTTTCAGCGTGGTCCATAGCCATATCCAGCATCCGGATCGCCGGGCCGGTGCACAATGCGGCGAGGTGAATCCGCTGTTTGTTGAGAACCTTCATCGCCGTTCGAAAGCCCTGGCCCTCTACGCCGCCGATCAGGTTCCGGGCAGGCACCCGCACCGAATCGAGGAGCACTTCACCCACCGGCGAACCCGCCTGTCCCATCATCTTGTAGGGCGGCGAGGTTTCAAGCCCCGGGCTGTCGCGCCGGACGATGAAGGCCGAGACGCCGCGGGCGCCGGGCGTATCCGGATCGGTTCGCGCCATCACCGTGAAGAGATCGGCGATCGGCGCATTGGTAATATAGCACTTGCGTCCATCGAGGATGTAGTCGTCGCCGTCGCGGCGGGCCGACGTTGTCAGGGCGCTGGCATCGGAACCTGCCTCGGCTTCGGTGAGCGCAAAACTGCCGGTCATCGCTCCGCTGGCAAGAAGGGGCAGATAGGTTGATTTCTGCTCTTCCGTTCCGTCGGCGACCAGAGCTTCCGAGCCGATGCCGGTGTTGGTGCCGACCCGGGCGCGGAAGGCTACCGCGCATTGCGAGAGTTCAAACGCGGCGAGGATCAGTTCTTCGGTCGTAAGGCCCAGTCCGCCATATTCCTCGGGGATCGACCAGCCGAAATAGCCGCGCTTCGCCATGTCCGAAACAATGGCGTCGGGGATCCGGTCCTCCGCCGCAACCTGATCCTCGGCGGGATGTGCTACGGTGCGAACCCAGGTGTTTACCTCGGAAAGAAGCGTGTCCAATGCGTTGCGGTCGCGGATCATGTTCGTGTCCTCATGCCAGGCGGCAGCCGATGTCTGACGGGGCGAATGGGCTACCGGTTCGGGAAATCCGGCTTGCGTTTTTCGAGAAAGGCCTGCAATCCCTCCGCTGCTTCCCTGCCATATCGTGCCTTGTTGATATTGCGTCCTTCCAGGTCGATCTGCTCGGCAAGTTGGTTTTCGCGCGCGGACGCAATCTCGGTCTTGATAACGGCGATCGCCTCTCTGGCCCCTGTCGCACATGCTCGCGCCAGATCGAGCGCAGCCTCGATCGCGTGGCCATCCTCGCACAGCGTGTTGACGGCGCCTGCCGCGTGCAGCCGCGCCGCCGAAACCGGTCGTCCCAGCATGCAGAGCTCAGACACCAGTTGTCGGGGCAGGCTATCGGTGAGGAAATGCGTCGCGCCGCCGTCGGGCGTGAGACCGATCTTGACATAGGCGACGGTGAATCTGGCCGCGTTCGAGGCGACGACCATGTCGCATGCGAGAGCGAGCGAAACGCCAAGCCCCGCCGCTCCGCCCTCGACAGCCGCGATCACGGGCGTCGGGCAGTTGCGGATCGCAAGGATCATCGCCGCGAGCGCATCCGTATTGCGGCTGACTTCGGACAGATTCTGGCTGCGGCTTTCCTGCAGGGCGCCGACATTGCCGCCGGAAGAGAAGAACCCGCCGGCGCCCGTCAGAACGACGGCGCGAATGGCGGCATCATTGCCGGCATCGACGATGATGGCCCGCAGCGCCTCATATTGGGCGCGGCCAATGGAGTTCCGTGTCCGCGGACCATCGAGCGTGACAAGCCTGATATTGCCATCGATGATCTCGCTGCGCACTGCGGTTTCGTTTTCGTGCATCAGTTCTCTGCCCCGTTGCGAAGATGGGTGTTCCAATACATCGGACCGCCCAGTTCCCTGGGAAATCCGTAGCCGTTGACCCAGACCACATCGATGTCCGACGCACTGCGGGCTATGCCCTCGGCGAGCAGGGCTTGCCCCTCGGCGACCATGGCGTCATGGGTTCGGGCAATGATTTCGGCATCGCCGATCCTGCGCCGGCTCACGCCGCGCGCCCGCGCCACTTCGGCGATGATCGCGTCGACCTCGTCCGAGGGACTGGCGCGGCCATCGGGATAGTCGTACCAACCCTTGCCCGCCTTCCGGCCGATCCGGCCGCTTTCGCAAATCGCATCCGCAATCGGCTCGCTGATCCCCTCGGCTTTCCGCATGCGCCAGGAAATGTCGAGGCCGGCCAGGTCCTGCATCTCGCATGGCCCCATCGGCCATCCGAAAGCGCGAAAGGCGCGGTCGATATCCGCCGGAGCCGCGCCCTCGCAAAGAAGATCCGGCACGGCCCTGTTGCGCGCCTGCAGCATCCGATTGCCGACGAAGCCGCGGCAGACGCCGACAGTGACCGCCTGCTTGCCAAGCCTTCGCGCAACGGCATTCGCGGTCTTGAGGACGTCGGCGGCTGTATCACGCGCCCTGACGATCTCCAGCAGTTTCATGATATGGGCCGGCGAGAAGAAGTGCAGACCCACGACATCGGCAGGCCGCGAGGTTGCCCCGGCTATGATGTTCACATCGAGATAGGATGTGTTGGTGGCGAGAATCGCGCCGGGCTTTGCGATGGCATCGAGTTCAGTGAAAATGGCTTGCTTGACCTGCATGTCCTCGAACACGGCCTCGACGATCAGGTCACAGACCTCAAAGCGCGCCAGCGCAGGCTGCGGCTTGATCAGCCCGACGCGCGCTTCGGCTGCCGCCGCATCGATCATGCCGCGCTCGACCATCCGCTCGTAGGAGCCGGCAATGCTGGCAAGGCCGGCTTCCAGCGCCTCCGGCGAGGCATCGAAGATCAGCACCTGAAAACCGGCATTGGCAAAGGCCATTGCGATACCGCGACCCATTGTGCCGGAACCGATCACACCCACACATTCCACCTGGCGAGCTGAAACGCTCTTGTCCTCAACGCCCCGCGCGGCCGCGCGCTCGGCGAAGAACAGATGGCGCAGGGCCGCCGAGGCCGGGCTTGCGACCGCCTCGAGAAACAATGCGCGTTCATGGGCAAGCGCCGCTTCGAAAGACTGGGACTGGGCGAAAAGCACAGAGTCCAGGACTCGTTCGGGGGCCCGCGATTTGAGTGTCTTGCGCTGCCCGTCCGCAATCGATCCGAGCCGGTCGGGATCCACGGCGATCGGTCGCGACCTGTGTGACAGCGCCGCCGGAATGTCGTTGGCCGCGATGCGCGACCGCAGGAGTTGGACGGCGGCCGCCACAGGATCGCCGTCGGCGACCAGATCGATCAGGCCGGCGGCCAGGGCATCGGCTGCCGGCATCATCGCGCCGCTGCCCGCCAGGCGCAGCGCCGTTTCCGCTCCCGCAAGCCAGGTGGTGCGAACCGTGCCGCCAGAACCGGGCAGAATGCCCAGGGTGACCTCCGGCAGACCGATCTTCGCATCCGCCCCGGCAATCCGGAAGGTGCAGGCAAGCGCAACCTCGAATCCGCCACCAAGGGCGGTTCCGTGCAGGGCGGCCGCGGTCGGCTTGCCCAGGTTTTCGATCAGGGACAACACCTCCGGCAGGCCGGGTTCGAGCGGCTGTCCAAGCTCCGAAATTTCGGCGCCGGCAATGAATGTTCGACCCGCGCAGGCGATCACCGCCCCGGCTATATGTGCGTCCTCCTTTACAGACTTCAGCGCATCGACGAGCGCCTGCCGCAGTGATTGCGACAGCGCATTTGCGGGGGGCCTGTCGATTGTCAGAACGGCAATCTCTCCAAGGCGCTCGATTCGGACAAGGCGCTCCTCTGGCATGGTCATCGTCATACGACCTTCTTTTCTCGATAAGCCGCAATTTCTTCCGCGCTCAGGCCGAAATCGCCCAGGATGGAATCGGTATCGGCGCCAAGTTCCTTGGCCGCCCACCGGATGCGTCCGGGGTTGCGGGTCAGACGGGGCACGACATTCTGCATGCGAACCGTGCCGAAATCCTCATCCGGCACGGCGGTCACGACCTCGCGGGCCTGCACCTGGGCATCTTCGAAAATCTGCTCGACGGAATAGATCGGGCCGATCGCTCCGTTTTCGCGTTCGAACGATGCCAGAGTCTCCTCAAGCGTGTGGCTCTCCATATAGGCTGCGAAAATCTCGTCGAGTTCGGCGCGAAACTCCATGCGCTGCCGGTTTGTCGCAAACCGCGGATCATCGATCAGGTCTGCCCTCCCGATGGCGCGCATGTTGCACTTGAACATGCTGTCCGTCGAACCGGTAACCGTCACATAGCGGTTGTCGCTGGTGCGGAACACGTTGGCTGGCGCGGTGTACTGGTTGTTGTTGCCATCGCGCTCGCGAATCTGCCCGAGCTGATCGTATTCGATGGCAAGGTTCTCCAGCAGACGGAAGGTCGCCTCCGTCAGCGCAAGGTCGATCTCCTCGCCCTCTGTGCCGTTTCTGATGATGCCGTAAAGAGCGGCCAGAATGGAAAACGCGCCGAACAGACCGCCGAAGGCATCGGCGATCGGATAGCCGGGATGCACCGGCGCACCATCCCGCATACCGGTGATATGGGTCAGGCCGCCCATGGCCTCGAAAATCCGTGCAAATCCGCCCTGACCCGCCTTCGGCCCCGTCTGGCCGAAGGCCGAGACCCTGAGGATGACCAGTTTCGGATTGATCGCCCAAAGCGTATCGCGGTCCAGACCCCATTTGGCCAGCGTGCCCGGACGAAAATTCTCCACCAGCACATCGCTCTCCGCGACCATGCGCTTCAGCAGCGCGAGGCCCTCCGGCTTGCGCAGATCGAGCGTCCCGTACCGCTTGCCACGGTTGGTGACCTTCCACCAGAGCGGTTTGTTGTCTTTGAACGGCGGGAAGGCGCGCAGACCGTCGCCATGGGCGGGAATTTCCAGCTTGATCACGTCCGCGCCGAAATCGGCAAGAAGCGAGGCTGCGAACGGCGCGGCAATGATGGTGGCGATATCGAGAACCCTGAGCCCGGCCAGCGGGCCGAAAGCCTCGGTCTTTTCTGTAGACGTCATAGGTCTGTTCCTGACTTCAATATCTGCGTGGAAAGTTCAAACCGCTTTTCGGCAATGCCGGTGGCGCCGGTACCATCGATCGCGAACACAATGCCGCCATCGGGATGGGTCGATACGGCGCGCCCCGTGCGTGAATCGCGGATTGAGGTGACGAAGAGACGGTCCAGCGAGGCCCCGCCAAAGGCGAGGCTGCTCGGAAGATCGGTGGGCGCCGCAAAGCGCCTGATGAGCCTGCCGTCCGGCGCGAAACAGCCGATTTCGCCAATGCCGATCAACGCCGCCCAGATATTGCCGTCGCGGTCCACGGTGGCGCCGTCGATGCCCGACCCGATCGAGGCCGTGTCGATGTGCAGGCGCGGATCGGATATCCGGCCCGTATCGGGGTCGTAGTCACAGGCAAAGAGCTTGCGTTGCGGGGTGTCGCTGAAATAGAGGCAGTCCCCGGCGGGGCTGAAGCAGACACCGTTTCCGATCTGCAACGCCGTCCTGGTCCACCGATGGTTCAACGCGCCATCGATCTGGTGCAGATCGCCGATCGGCTCCCGGTTCCTGCCCATGCCGGCGCAGATGAAGCGACCCCGACGATCCGCCTTGCCGTCATTGAGGCGCATGTCCGGGCTCATGCCGGACAGCGCAAGGAGTGTGCCCACGGCTGCCGTGGCGGTATCGAGCAACACGAATTCATGATCCCGCGCGACCAGCAATCGTCCCCGATCCGCAAGGGCGATCGAACCGATATGTCCGCCGACCGGGATCACGTGCCGCGCAGCCGGCTCTTCCGCTTCGAATGCAAGTCCGCGGACCAGACCCGCGACCCCGTCGATCCACCACAGGCATTCCATTTCCGCGTCCCATAGCGGGCTTTCGCCGAGATCGTCGGGCCGATCGGAAAGGCGGATGAAACGGAGACCGTCCTTGTCGCCGATGGGCCGGGCCTCAGACATTTCCGACCTCGCGCGGATGCCGTTTCGCCACCATTTGCCATGTCTTTGAAGCAATCGCCCAGACGAGAATGGCGATTGTCACGACGCTGATCGTTCCTGCGATGGGGCGCTCGAAGAAGCTTCCGAGGTCGCCTCCGGAGACGACGAGCGCCCGACGGAAATACTCCTCGATCATCGGACCGAGAACAAAGCCCAGAAGAAGGGGGGCGACTTCGAAGCCAAGCGTCTTCATGCCCCAACCGAGAAAGCCAAAGGCCAGAAGAATGTATATGTCGGCAATCTGGTAATTTACGCTGTAAATCCCGATGCATGTGAGGGCGACAATGACGGGAAAAAGGAAATTGTAGGGGATCTTGAGAAGCCGCACCCACATGCCGACGAGAGGCAGGTTGAGGACGAGCAGCATGAGGTTGCCGATGACGAAGCTGACGATGAGGCCCCAGAAGAGATCGGGCTTGGACTGGATCACGTCCGGCCCCGGCAGGATGCCATGGACCATCATGACGCCGAGCATGATCGCCATGACGGGGTCGCCCGGAATGCCGAGGCTGAGCGTGGGAATGAAAGCCGCCTGCACGGCCGCATTGTTGGCCGCCTCGGGCGCAGCGACGCCCTCTATCGCCCCCTTGCCGAACTCTTCAGGGCGTTTGCTGACCTTGCGCTCAAACGCGTAGGAAACGAACGTCGCGACCAGCCCGCCAGTGCCGGGCAAGGCTCCGAAGAAGGCGCCGATGCCCGACCCGCGCAGCATGGGCATGGTCGAGCGCTTCCAGTCTTCACGCGTCGGCATCATGTCCTTCATGCGGATCCTGGCCTGATTGACCTTCGGCATGGACTCGCGCCCGGCATTGGCAATGATTTCGGGAAGACCGAAAAGTCCGATTGCGACGGCGACGAGCGGCAGGCCGTCGAACAGAAAGGGCTGGCCGAAGGTGAAGCGGGCGACGCCGCTGTTGAGATCAAGGCCGATCAGACCCAGGGCCAGTCCGAGCGACACGGACGCGAGGGAGCGAATTGACCGACCCGCTCCGATGACGGAAGCCGCGATCAGGCCGAGCGCCATCAATGCCACATATTCCTGGGGACCGAAGCGCAGCGCCACGCGCGCCAGAGGAACCGAAAATCCCGCCAGCAGAAGAACGCCGATCAGGCTGCCCACGAAGGAGGCGATCGCCGTCATGAACAGGGCCTGTCCGGCGCGGCCCTGCTGGGCCATCGGATATCCGTCGATGCTGGTGACGGCGCTGGTGGC from Martelella mediterranea DSM 17316 carries:
- a CDS encoding TonB-dependent siderophore receptor, producing the protein MNYSIRNLAGRASLRGYRLAFLLGCTALVAVPLPLQAQEQAENLDAESGDVTVLDPVFVSVDGYGASDASSIVSFGNTGGGKLATDFLDTAASVSVITSKEIQQRDAQTVEQVLDYTAGVTTDFYGSDDRFDFYKIRGFDAYTYRDGLPLGSPFGGVREEPYAFERVEVLKGADSTIFGVSDPGGTVNFVSKTPRSERFGEAYITGGSYDHAEVGFDFGDNITEDDTLSYRLTGKFQNADAEYDYSNDDESFIMGGLTWRIDDATTMTLIYDYLDTDGTPGGGGHPIGSDFDRSFYLGEPDYNYNDVTRNTVTWMFDHDFGSGLTFSSRARYASSETGFGYAYVYEPVDNGDTIADRYYFGSARDYDDFVIDAHFQYDTSFANVESRTLAGLQYQTFSGTNDSYYDVAPGIDWTNPVYSGGPNYSGPYASTKNDQNTTSVYLQQELTFSEKLIASVGLRNDWLDLEQRNQLTGITTSGDYSEFTGRAGLTYRITDEVSTYASYAQSVAPPTLGIDPERGEQYEVGVKYAPLAFPALLSASVYDLTKTNITVTNPATSMQESIGEARVRGIDLEAKAELPHNFSLTAAYSYMMSDIVENGTSGNVGNELGFVPNNVASLWVDYTLEGEGRRGDMTFGLGARYQSSYYFGEDNKVKSDPNITFDAAFSYDVAEHTTLQVNATNLFNEKYVAYGGYGADWYNQGRAVYVTLRQTW
- a CDS encoding helix-turn-helix domain-containing protein codes for the protein MLSHTKGIRPVAPVQWRGLDGLVGVYWEAEGDRDANAYYLSPDPRIVIFFNDVSDCIRVSNRNGAFSGHERPLTRAIYVPAGVPMWTQFTARHRFSHLDLHLHEDRLLRFIAPSLGASAARAVLRRPAETHDIGPIGTLAGMIVDEVANPARHSLYAESLVGSLATALLDIPADAGERASGGRITEAQMNRLISRFEASPHARMTVAEMAETVGLSESWFSEVFRQTTGKTPLQWQLARRVERAKDLLVGSDISVADAATELGFSDQAHLTRVFRQVTGETPAAWRKSARLNAR
- a CDS encoding nuclear transport factor 2 family protein, whose product is MGDPRLEMLLDKEAIRDCIHRYCRGIDRADEAALLSSYWPDAHDCHGAYDGPVSGFFDRVRTAWARRPRNIHNVGNILITFLESDRAAVETYFIAFQRGRGADGVERQVLLCGRYCDVFEKRAEEWRVLKRTVVYDWVDHQEPPSEGEAERFGPRHPIGAAWPDDPLYAMLCDNG
- a CDS encoding acyl-CoA dehydrogenase family protein, with protein sequence MIRDRNALDTLLSEVNTWVRTVAHPAEDQVAAEDRIPDAIVSDMAKRGYFGWSIPEEYGGLGLTTEELILAAFELSQCAVAFRARVGTNTGIGSEALVADGTEEQKSTYLPLLASGAMTGSFALTEAEAGSDASALTTSARRDGDDYILDGRKCYITNAPIADLFTVMARTDPDTPGARGVSAFIVRRDSPGLETSPPYKMMGQAGSPVGEVLLDSVRVPARNLIGGVEGQGFRTAMKVLNKQRIHLAALCTGPAIRMLDMAMDHAETRRQSGQAIIDFQLVAALLADCRTEIEAARALILQTARARDDGQDIALEASICKYFASEACGRIADRCVQVFGGAGYVANYSSIERYYRDVRLFRLYEGTSQIHQLNIVRQMRKRPRA
- a CDS encoding oxepin-CoA hydrolase, alternative type: MHENETAVRSEIIDGNIRLVTLDGPRTRNSIGRAQYEALRAIIVDAGNDAAIRAVVLTGAGGFFSSGGNVGALQESRSQNLSEVSRNTDALAAMILAIRNCPTPVIAAVEGGAAGLGVSLALACDMVVASNAARFTVAYVKIGLTPDGGATHFLTDSLPRQLVSELCMLGRPVSAARLHAAGAVNTLCEDGHAIEAALDLARACATGAREAIAVIKTEIASARENQLAEQIDLEGRNINKARYGREAAEGLQAFLEKRKPDFPNR
- a CDS encoding 3-hydroxyacyl-CoA dehydrogenase NAD-binding domain-containing protein is translated as MTMTMPEERLVRIERLGEIAVLTIDRPPANALSQSLRQALVDALKSVKEDAHIAGAVIACAGRTFIAGAEISELGQPLEPGLPEVLSLIENLGKPTAAALHGTALGGGFEVALACTFRIAGADAKIGLPEVTLGILPGSGGTVRTTWLAGAETALRLAGSGAMMPAADALAAGLIDLVADGDPVAAAVQLLRSRIAANDIPAALSHRSRPIAVDPDRLGSIADGQRKTLKSRAPERVLDSVLFAQSQSFEAALAHERALFLEAVASPASAALRHLFFAERAAARGVEDKSVSARQVECVGVIGSGTMGRGIAMAFANAGFQVLIFDASPEALEAGLASIAGSYERMVERGMIDAAAAEARVGLIKPQPALARFEVCDLIVEAVFEDMQVKQAIFTELDAIAKPGAILATNTSYLDVNIIAGATSRPADVVGLHFFSPAHIMKLLEIVRARDTAADVLKTANAVARRLGKQAVTVGVCRGFVGNRMLQARNRAVPDLLCEGAAPADIDRAFRAFGWPMGPCEMQDLAGLDISWRMRKAEGISEPIADAICESGRIGRKAGKGWYDYPDGRASPSDEVDAIIAEVARARGVSRRRIGDAEIIARTHDAMVAEGQALLAEGIARSASDIDVVWVNGYGFPRELGGPMYWNTHLRNGAEN
- a CDS encoding CaiB/BaiF CoA transferase family protein — its product is MTSTEKTEAFGPLAGLRVLDIATIIAAPFAASLLADFGADVIKLEIPAHGDGLRAFPPFKDNKPLWWKVTNRGKRYGTLDLRKPEGLALLKRMVAESDVLVENFRPGTLAKWGLDRDTLWAINPKLVILRVSAFGQTGPKAGQGGFARIFEAMGGLTHITGMRDGAPVHPGYPIADAFGGLFGAFSILAALYGIIRNGTEGEEIDLALTEATFRLLENLAIEYDQLGQIRERDGNNNQYTAPANVFRTSDNRYVTVTGSTDSMFKCNMRAIGRADLIDDPRFATNRQRMEFRAELDEIFAAYMESHTLEETLASFERENGAIGPIYSVEQIFEDAQVQAREVVTAVPDEDFGTVRMQNVVPRLTRNPGRIRWAAKELGADTDSILGDFGLSAEEIAAYREKKVV
- a CDS encoding SMP-30/gluconolactonase/LRE family protein; amino-acid sequence: MSEARPIGDKDGLRFIRLSDRPDDLGESPLWDAEMECLWWIDGVAGLVRGLAFEAEEPAARHVIPVGGHIGSIALADRGRLLVARDHEFVLLDTATAAVGTLLALSGMSPDMRLNDGKADRRGRFICAGMGRNREPIGDLHQIDGALNHRWTRTALQIGNGVCFSPAGDCLYFSDTPQRKLFACDYDPDTGRISDPRLHIDTASIGSGIDGATVDRDGNIWAALIGIGEIGCFAPDGRLIRRFAAPTDLPSSLAFGGASLDRLFVTSIRDSRTGRAVSTHPDGGIVFAIDGTGATGIAEKRFELSTQILKSGTDL